A single region of the Pararhodospirillum photometricum DSM 122 genome encodes:
- the hpnC gene encoding squalene synthase HpnC, whose protein sequence is MHSSTPPPSSTSAVEAPSGKSAATENFPVGSVLLSARVRPHVACFYAFARAIDDIADAPGLSGPDKVARLKGFEAALTGQGPDDPAYAKALALRASLAATTVPARHGVDLIAAFCRDAVKNRTDSWADLMDYCALSAAPVGRYLIDLHGGARSGTTTASDALCAALQVINHLQDCADDYRDLDRVYLPADWMAAEGARVEDLAAPACSPALRRVIDRCLAATRELMVTAQALPVDIKDRRLALEAGVIVEIAVALLDRLEREDPLARRVKLSKSALALVTLRGLGRGGKALLAGGLASWGHAKGTGR, encoded by the coding sequence ATGCACTCCTCCACCCCCCCGCCTTCGTCCACCTCGGCCGTTGAAGCGCCGTCGGGCAAGTCGGCGGCCACCGAGAACTTTCCCGTGGGCTCGGTCTTGCTGTCGGCGCGGGTCCGGCCCCATGTGGCTTGCTTTTACGCCTTCGCCCGCGCCATCGACGACATCGCCGATGCCCCCGGTCTGTCGGGGCCCGACAAAGTGGCCCGCCTCAAGGGCTTTGAGGCCGCGCTGACCGGCCAGGGCCCCGACGATCCGGCCTACGCCAAGGCCCTGGCCTTGCGCGCGAGCTTGGCAGCGACCACCGTGCCGGCTCGCCACGGCGTTGATCTGATTGCGGCGTTTTGCCGCGATGCCGTCAAGAACCGAACCGACTCCTGGGCCGATCTCATGGACTACTGTGCCCTGTCGGCGGCCCCCGTTGGGCGTTACCTGATTGATCTGCACGGCGGTGCTCGCTCGGGGACCACCACCGCCTCCGATGCCCTGTGCGCCGCCTTGCAGGTGATCAACCACCTGCAAGACTGCGCCGACGACTATCGCGATCTCGACCGCGTCTATCTGCCGGCCGACTGGATGGCCGCCGAGGGGGCTCGGGTCGAGGATCTGGCGGCGCCGGCCTGCTCGCCTGCTCTGCGCCGAGTGATCGACCGCTGCCTTGCCGCGACGCGGGAGCTGATGGTCACGGCCCAGGCCCTGCCGGTGGACATCAAGGACCGCCGCCTCGCCCTGGAGGCCGGGGTCATCGTCGAGATCGCCGTCGCCTTGCTCGACCGCCTGGAGCGGGAGGATCCCCTGGCCCGTCGGGTCAAACTGTCCAAAAGCGCCCTGGCCCTGGTCACGCTGCGCGGGCTCGGGCGCGGGGGCAAAGCCCTGCTGGCCGGCGGGCTCGCCTCCTGGGGGCATGCGAAAGGAACCGGTCGATGA